In a single window of the Deltaproteobacteria bacterium genome:
- a CDS encoding IS5/IS1182 family transposase, with amino-acid sequence MRGTDPRQEGMFSYVSPEARVPADHPLRAIRKMVNRALEGLTREFEEMYSH; translated from the coding sequence ATGAGAGGAACAGATCCGCGTCAGGAAGGGATGTTCAGTTATGTGTCTCCGGAGGCGCGAGTGCCAGCGGACCATCCGTTGCGAGCGATACGGAAGATGGTGAACAGGGCGCTTGAAGGACTGACGCGGGAGTTTGAGGAGATGTACTCGCAC